Proteins encoded within one genomic window of Cellulomonas flavigena DSM 20109:
- a CDS encoding phosphatase PAP2 family protein has protein sequence MHEGLSVPVDPDPSSPARRRARGAVVAACAGVVVTCALGVWLLWRVFVDTWAGQRVEDAALDGAAIGQGHLWRLAEPVLDVVSVGFVAGGLLGAAALALARRRLSLAVQVAVLVAGANLTTRIVKAYVLDRPVLGVGSDYGNTLPSGHTTAAGSIAAGLLLVVPPRARPLVAVLGGGYTALTGISTLVGQWHRPSDVVAGALVVLGWTALVCGAMAARGAPAGTATAALRRVDAGDRWWRRTRRTAGGLVVLGVASGAAAVVTLTRTWAYRAGTAGRGDELLAYGGGVAGVVAACSLTFAVMLLLRHAAGSRDETPAASG, from the coding sequence GTGCACGAGGGCCTCTCCGTCCCGGTCGACCCGGACCCGTCGTCGCCGGCGCGTCGTCGTGCGCGCGGCGCGGTCGTCGCCGCCTGCGCCGGCGTGGTCGTGACCTGCGCGCTCGGCGTGTGGCTGCTCTGGCGCGTGTTCGTCGACACGTGGGCCGGGCAGCGCGTGGAGGACGCGGCGCTGGACGGTGCCGCGATCGGGCAGGGGCACCTGTGGCGGCTCGCCGAGCCGGTGCTGGACGTGGTGTCCGTCGGGTTCGTCGCCGGCGGGCTGCTGGGCGCCGCGGCGCTCGCGCTGGCGCGCCGTCGGCTGTCGCTCGCGGTGCAGGTCGCGGTCCTCGTCGCGGGTGCCAACCTCACGACCCGGATCGTCAAGGCGTACGTGCTCGACCGACCCGTGCTGGGCGTCGGCTCCGACTACGGCAACACGCTGCCGAGCGGTCACACGACCGCCGCCGGGTCCATCGCCGCGGGGCTGCTCCTGGTCGTCCCGCCGCGTGCGCGTCCGCTCGTGGCCGTGCTCGGCGGCGGCTACACGGCCCTGACGGGCATCTCGACGCTCGTCGGCCAGTGGCACCGGCCGTCGGACGTCGTGGCGGGTGCGCTCGTCGTGCTCGGCTGGACGGCGCTCGTGTGCGGGGCCATGGCGGCCCGCGGCGCGCCGGCGGGGACCGCGACGGCCGCTCTGCGGCGCGTGGACGCGGGCGACCGGTGGTGGCGGCGCACACGGCGCACGGCGGGCGGCCTCGTCGTCCTCGGCGTCGCGTCGGGCGCGGCGGCCGTGGTGACGCTCACACGCACCTGGGCCTACCGGGCCGGGACAGCGGGTCGCGGCGACGAGCTCCTGGCCTACGGTGGGGGGGTCGCCGGGGTCGTCGCGGCGTGCAGCCTCACGTTCGCGGTCATGCTGCTGCTGCGTCATGCGGCGGGATCACGGGACGAGACGCCCGCCGCGTCCGGTTGA
- the tmk gene encoding dTMP kinase, which yields MTPPHAPVPSEDAPAGVFVSFEGGDGVGKSTQVALLGHHLAALGREVVVTREPGGTPLGIELRRAVLHGDELDPRTEALLYAADRAHHVASLVRPALARGAVVLTDRYLDSSVAYQGSGRGLGADEVERLSLWAVDELLPHLTVLLDLDPVVGLARLTGDPDRLESAGDEFHRRTREAFLARAAADPARWLVLDASQPAEDVAAQVRERLAPLLGPVPVVGGAA from the coding sequence GTGACGCCTCCGCACGCCCCTGTCCCGTCCGAGGACGCGCCCGCCGGGGTGTTCGTGTCGTTCGAGGGCGGCGACGGCGTCGGCAAGTCGACGCAGGTCGCGCTGCTCGGGCACCACCTGGCGGCGCTGGGTCGTGAGGTCGTCGTGACGCGCGAGCCCGGCGGCACGCCCCTGGGGATCGAGCTGCGACGGGCCGTGCTGCACGGTGACGAGCTGGACCCGCGCACCGAGGCGCTGCTGTACGCGGCCGATCGCGCGCACCACGTCGCGTCGCTCGTGCGGCCGGCGTTGGCCCGCGGTGCCGTGGTGCTCACGGACCGCTACCTGGACTCCTCCGTGGCCTACCAGGGCAGCGGACGCGGGCTGGGTGCCGACGAGGTCGAGCGGTTGTCGCTGTGGGCCGTCGACGAGCTGCTGCCGCACCTGACCGTGCTGCTGGACCTCGACCCCGTCGTGGGGCTGGCACGGCTCACGGGTGACCCGGACCGGCTGGAGTCCGCGGGGGACGAGTTCCACCGCCGGACGCGTGAGGCGTTCCTCGCCCGCGCTGCAGCGGACCCGGCACGCTGGCTCGTCCTCGACGCGTCGCAGCCTGCCGAGGACGTCGCCGCGCAGGTGCGGGAGCGGCTCGCGCCGCTGCTCGGCCCGGTGCCCGTCGTCGGGGGTGCGGCGTGA
- a CDS encoding Gfo/Idh/MocA family protein: MARTEDPRTAPPIRWGIIGAGGIASQFAHSVREFTRAQLVAVGSRHRDRAERFATAHGIPTTHVGYRDLVEDTQVDAVYVATPHSEHREHALLAIKAGKHVLVEKSFTRNAAEAREVLDAARAAGVFVMEAMWTRFLPHVAALHQVIDAGEIGDIVNIRADHGQHFAFDPASRLYDPALAGGALLDLGVYPVSWTHDFLGVPQGVHAFGQLTETGVDGQVSMVLDYPNGTQATLNTTLWSKTPTTSSISGTEGYIRVAGSFYAPTSFRVTRRDGRVWTFDLPAARGLQYEAAEVARCVAAGETESPLMTWQGTLDVMTTMDEIRRQIGVAYPGE; the protein is encoded by the coding sequence ATGGCTCGCACCGAGGACCCCCGCACCGCCCCGCCGATCCGCTGGGGCATCATCGGCGCCGGCGGCATCGCCAGCCAGTTCGCGCACTCGGTGCGCGAGTTCACGCGCGCGCAGCTCGTGGCCGTCGGGTCGCGCCACCGCGACCGCGCCGAGCGGTTCGCCACCGCGCACGGCATCCCGACGACGCACGTCGGCTACCGCGACCTCGTCGAGGACACGCAGGTCGACGCGGTGTACGTCGCGACGCCGCACTCCGAGCACCGGGAGCACGCGCTCCTGGCGATCAAGGCGGGCAAGCACGTGCTCGTCGAGAAGTCGTTCACACGCAACGCCGCGGAGGCGCGGGAGGTGCTCGACGCCGCGCGCGCCGCGGGCGTGTTCGTCATGGAGGCGATGTGGACGCGGTTCCTGCCACACGTCGCCGCGCTGCACCAGGTGATCGACGCGGGCGAGATCGGTGACATCGTCAACATCCGCGCCGACCACGGCCAGCACTTCGCGTTCGACCCCGCCAGCCGCCTGTACGACCCGGCGCTCGCGGGTGGTGCGCTGCTCGACCTCGGTGTGTACCCCGTGTCGTGGACGCACGACTTCCTCGGGGTGCCGCAGGGCGTGCACGCGTTCGGCCAGCTCACCGAGACGGGCGTCGACGGGCAGGTCTCGATGGTCCTCGACTACCCGAACGGCACCCAGGCCACCCTCAACACGACGCTGTGGTCGAAGACGCCGACGACGTCCTCGATCTCCGGCACCGAGGGGTACATCCGTGTCGCGGGCTCGTTCTACGCACCGACGTCATTCCGTGTGACGCGCCGCGACGGGCGCGTGTGGACGTTCGACCTCCCTGCGGCGCGCGGCCTGCAGTACGAGGCCGCGGAGGTCGCGCGGTGCGTGGCCGCCGGCGAGACCGAGAGCCCGCTGATGACGTGGCAGGGCACGCTCGACGTCATGACGACGATGGACGAGATCCGCCGTCAGATCGGCGTGGCGTACCCCGGCGAGTGA
- a CDS encoding LiaF transmembrane domain-containing protein: protein MNGPRSLGQALLGVVVVLVGIVLLLERTGAVEVDLGDLLSMLWPLVVVLVGVAALVVVPRAWFGPAAITALGVALLLSRFHVVQVGVGDYLWPVAVILVGVGITFGATARDEQADHVTAFAFWWGAERRLTTRTFRSASLTAIMGGVELDLRQADIEGSARIDVFTFWGGVDIKVPRTWDVRVTGLPLLGGWEDRTQPVPGGPVLEVRVVTVMAGAEVRYGKEKAVPMVEDAPVV, encoded by the coding sequence ATGAACGGTCCTCGGTCGCTCGGTCAGGCGCTGCTGGGTGTCGTCGTCGTGCTCGTCGGCATCGTGCTCCTGCTGGAGCGCACCGGTGCGGTCGAGGTGGACCTCGGCGACCTGCTGTCGATGCTGTGGCCGCTGGTCGTCGTGCTCGTCGGCGTGGCGGCGCTGGTGGTCGTGCCGCGCGCGTGGTTCGGGCCGGCGGCGATCACGGCGCTGGGTGTCGCGCTCCTGCTGTCACGGTTCCACGTGGTGCAGGTCGGCGTGGGGGACTACCTGTGGCCCGTCGCGGTGATCCTCGTCGGCGTCGGCATCACGTTCGGCGCCACGGCGCGCGACGAGCAGGCCGACCACGTCACGGCGTTCGCGTTCTGGTGGGGCGCGGAGCGGCGCCTCACGACGCGCACGTTCCGCTCGGCGAGCCTCACGGCGATCATGGGCGGCGTCGAGCTGGACCTGCGCCAGGCCGACATCGAGGGCTCCGCGCGCATCGACGTCTTCACGTTCTGGGGCGGCGTCGACATCAAGGTGCCCCGCACGTGGGACGTGCGCGTCACGGGGCTGCCGCTGCTCGGCGGCTGGGAGGACAGGACGCAGCCCGTGCCGGGTGGGCCCGTCCTCGAGGTGCGGGTCGTCACCGTGATGGCAGGCGCCGAGGTGCGGTACGGCAAGGAGAAGGCCGTACCGATGGTGGAGGACGCGCCGGTCGTCTGA
- a CDS encoding alpha/beta hydrolase gives MPPRPALLRCALVALVVALGLTGCVSPKHQASAPTAGASSSSTGDAALAPFYDQVLEWTTCGSEQCAEATVPLDWADPGGDTITLALRRIPASGGSPVGSLLVNPGGPGRSAIDSIGYFRQVVSREVLAAYDLVAFDPRGVQHSSPVTCVDPAELDEMAAWVPDWSTDAGMAEAIERNGDFGRACLERSGELLGHVDTPSAARDMDVLRAVLGDEALTYLGFSYGTELGATYAALFPERVGRLVLDGALDPTLDSGEVAAGQAAGFESALRAYVADCQAGASCPLDGDVDAGLTQIARLFDRTRANPLPTGTDRELTSSLAFSGVAAALYAQTSWPLLTQALTKAIDAADGSVLLQLADSYYGRGPDGTYATNQNEAFSAILCLDDRPSAEPEDMRADAAEVQAVAPTVGHFFSYGGASCAQWPVPAVGSLESYEAPGAAPIVVVGTTNDPATPYAWAQSLAKLLSSAVLLTFEGEGHTAYGRSNECVKDAVDTYLLTGVAPADGTTC, from the coding sequence ATGCCGCCGCGCCCTGCCCTGCTCCGGTGCGCCCTCGTCGCGCTCGTCGTCGCGCTCGGGCTGACGGGCTGCGTCTCGCCCAAGCACCAGGCGTCGGCGCCCACCGCGGGCGCCTCCTCGTCGTCGACGGGCGACGCGGCGCTCGCGCCGTTCTACGACCAGGTCCTCGAGTGGACGACGTGCGGCAGCGAGCAGTGCGCCGAGGCGACGGTCCCGCTGGACTGGGCCGACCCCGGCGGCGACACGATCACCCTCGCGCTGCGGCGCATCCCCGCGTCGGGCGGCTCGCCGGTGGGGTCGCTGCTCGTCAACCCCGGCGGGCCCGGCCGCTCCGCGATCGACTCGATCGGCTACTTCCGGCAGGTCGTCTCGCGCGAGGTGCTCGCGGCGTACGACCTGGTCGCGTTCGACCCGCGCGGCGTCCAGCACTCGTCGCCCGTGACGTGCGTGGACCCCGCCGAGCTCGACGAGATGGCGGCCTGGGTCCCCGACTGGTCGACGGACGCGGGCATGGCCGAGGCGATCGAGCGCAACGGCGACTTCGGCCGCGCGTGCCTGGAGCGCAGCGGCGAGCTGCTCGGCCACGTCGACACGCCCAGCGCCGCGCGGGACATGGACGTGCTGCGCGCGGTCCTCGGCGACGAGGCCCTGACGTACCTCGGGTTCTCGTACGGCACCGAGCTGGGCGCGACGTACGCGGCGCTGTTCCCCGAGCGCGTGGGTCGACTCGTCCTCGACGGTGCCCTCGACCCCACGCTCGACTCCGGCGAGGTCGCCGCGGGGCAGGCCGCGGGCTTCGAGAGCGCCCTGCGCGCCTACGTCGCGGACTGCCAGGCCGGTGCGTCGTGCCCGCTCGACGGTGACGTCGACGCCGGTCTCACGCAGATCGCGCGCCTGTTCGACCGGACGCGCGCGAACCCGCTGCCCACGGGCACGGACCGGGAGCTCACGTCGTCGCTCGCCTTCTCCGGCGTGGCCGCCGCCCTGTACGCGCAGACCAGCTGGCCGCTGCTCACGCAGGCGCTGACCAAGGCCATCGACGCCGCGGACGGCTCGGTGCTGCTGCAGCTCGCCGACAGCTACTACGGGCGCGGTCCCGACGGCACCTACGCGACGAACCAGAACGAGGCGTTCTCGGCGATCCTGTGCCTCGACGACCGGCCGTCGGCCGAGCCGGAGGACATGCGTGCCGACGCGGCGGAGGTGCAGGCCGTCGCCCCGACGGTCGGGCACTTCTTCTCCTACGGCGGCGCGTCCTGCGCGCAGTGGCCCGTGCCGGCCGTCGGGTCCCTCGAGTCGTACGAGGCGCCGGGCGCGGCGCCGATCGTCGTCGTCGGCACCACGAACGACCCGGCGACGCCGTACGCGTGGGCGCAGTCGTTGGCGAAGCTGCTCTCGTCGGCCGTGCTGCTGACGTTCGAGGGCGAGGGGCACACGGCGTACGGCCGGTCGAACGAGTGCGTCAAGGACGCGGTGGACACCTACCTGCTCACGGGCGTGGCACCCGCGGACGGCACGACCTGCTGA
- the topA gene encoding type I DNA topoisomerase yields MSAGRKLVIVESPAKARTIAGYLGDGFDVEASVGHIRDLPQPSELPADMKKGPYGKFAVDVENGFTPYYVVDADKKKKVAELKKLLKESDELYLATDEDREGEAIAWHLLAELKPKIPVKRMVFHEITREAITRALENTRELDERLVDAQETRRILDRLYGYEVSPVLWRKVRQGLSAGRVQSVATRLVVERERERMAFVAADYWDVTGTFAVADDSEPTFSARLTGVGGARVASGRDFDDRGALKTRDTVVLDETRAHALVAGLDGAAFTVQSLETKPYTRRPAAPFTTSTLQQEASRKLRMSSRQAMRTAQTLYENGYITYMRTDSPALSTQAVDAARRQVAELYGADHVPDKPRVYTSKAKGAQEAHEAIRPAGDHFRTPAQVARELSGDQFKLYELIWKRTVASQMADARGQTASVRLAATARTADGPVETVFSASGTVITFRGFLAAYEEGRDRGRYDEAEGGASGSDDARLPQMAQGDPVTGSDLTADGHRTSPPPRYTEASLVKALEERGIGRPSTYAATIGVIQDRGYVTNRGQALVPTWLAFAVTRLLEENFDRLVDYNFTAGMEESLDAIAAGQKGRVDWLTEFYFGDRSDSVASGGLRGLVDNLGEIDAREVNSIEIGDGITLRVGRYGPYLEAPGEGPDDEPRRSSVPDDLAPDELTVAKARELLETMPDGDKVLGTDPGSGHQIVARNGRYGPYVTEVLPEPELDPGLSAAARKKALAAAPKPRTGSLFKSMSLATVTLDDALRLLSLPRVVGADPETGAEITAQNGRYGPYLKKGTDSRTLASEEQLLTITLEEALAIYAQPKRGRGQTAAAPLRELGTDPTSGRPIVVKDGRFGAYVTDGETNRTLPRDVTPESITPEQAVELLAEKRAAGPAKKKTTTRKTTTRQKSAAKS; encoded by the coding sequence ATGTCCGCAGGTCGCAAGCTCGTCATCGTGGAGTCCCCGGCGAAGGCACGCACCATCGCCGGGTACCTCGGTGACGGGTTCGACGTGGAGGCGTCGGTCGGGCACATCCGTGACCTGCCGCAGCCCTCGGAGCTGCCCGCGGACATGAAGAAGGGCCCGTACGGCAAGTTCGCCGTGGACGTCGAGAACGGGTTCACGCCGTACTACGTGGTCGACGCGGACAAGAAGAAGAAGGTCGCCGAGCTCAAGAAGCTCCTCAAGGAGTCGGACGAGCTGTACCTCGCCACCGACGAGGACCGCGAGGGCGAGGCCATCGCGTGGCACCTGCTGGCCGAGCTGAAGCCGAAGATCCCCGTCAAGCGCATGGTGTTCCACGAGATCACTCGCGAGGCGATCACGCGGGCGCTGGAGAACACGCGCGAGCTCGACGAGCGCCTCGTCGACGCGCAGGAGACCCGGCGCATCCTCGACCGGCTGTACGGCTACGAGGTCAGCCCCGTGCTGTGGCGCAAGGTCCGCCAGGGCCTGTCCGCGGGCCGGGTGCAGTCCGTCGCGACGCGGCTCGTGGTCGAGCGCGAGCGGGAGCGCATGGCGTTCGTCGCGGCCGACTACTGGGACGTCACGGGCACCTTCGCCGTCGCGGACGACTCGGAGCCGACGTTCTCCGCGCGCCTGACGGGCGTCGGTGGGGCGCGCGTCGCGTCGGGCCGTGACTTCGACGACCGCGGGGCGCTGAAGACCCGCGACACCGTGGTCCTCGACGAGACGCGCGCGCACGCGCTGGTCGCCGGGCTCGACGGCGCCGCGTTCACGGTGCAGTCGCTGGAGACCAAGCCGTACACGCGCCGCCCCGCCGCGCCGTTCACGACGTCGACGCTGCAGCAGGAGGCGTCGCGCAAGCTGCGCATGAGCTCGCGGCAGGCGATGCGCACCGCGCAGACGCTGTACGAGAACGGCTACATCACCTACATGCGCACCGACTCGCCCGCGCTGTCGACGCAGGCGGTCGACGCCGCGCGCCGCCAGGTCGCCGAGCTGTACGGCGCGGACCACGTGCCCGACAAGCCGCGCGTCTACACGTCGAAGGCGAAGGGCGCGCAGGAGGCGCACGAGGCGATCCGGCCCGCGGGTGACCACTTCCGCACACCGGCGCAGGTGGCGCGCGAGCTGTCCGGCGACCAGTTCAAGCTCTACGAGCTCATCTGGAAGCGCACGGTCGCCTCGCAGATGGCCGACGCGCGCGGGCAGACGGCGTCCGTGAGGCTGGCGGCGACCGCGCGGACCGCCGACGGGCCGGTCGAGACCGTGTTCTCCGCGTCCGGCACGGTCATCACGTTCCGCGGGTTCCTCGCCGCGTACGAGGAGGGCCGCGACCGTGGTCGCTACGACGAGGCGGAGGGCGGGGCGTCCGGCAGCGACGACGCGCGCCTGCCGCAGATGGCGCAGGGCGACCCGGTCACGGGCAGCGACCTGACGGCCGACGGGCACCGCACGTCCCCGCCGCCGCGCTACACCGAGGCGTCGCTCGTCAAGGCGCTCGAGGAGCGCGGCATCGGCCGCCCGTCCACGTACGCCGCGACGATCGGCGTCATCCAGGACCGCGGGTACGTCACCAACCGTGGCCAGGCGCTCGTGCCGACGTGGCTCGCGTTCGCCGTCACGCGGCTGCTCGAGGAGAACTTCGACCGCCTCGTCGACTACAACTTCACGGCCGGCATGGAGGAGAGCCTCGACGCGATCGCCGCGGGTCAGAAGGGGCGCGTCGACTGGCTGACGGAGTTCTACTTCGGCGACCGCTCGGACTCCGTGGCCAGCGGCGGTCTGCGCGGGCTCGTCGACAACCTCGGTGAGATCGACGCGCGCGAGGTCAACTCCATCGAGATCGGCGACGGCATCACGCTGCGCGTCGGCCGGTACGGCCCGTACCTCGAGGCGCCCGGGGAGGGTCCCGACGACGAGCCGCGCCGCTCGTCCGTCCCCGACGACCTCGCGCCGGACGAGCTGACGGTCGCCAAGGCGCGCGAGCTGCTCGAGACCATGCCCGACGGCGACAAGGTGCTCGGCACGGACCCGGGGTCGGGCCACCAGATCGTCGCGCGCAACGGCCGCTACGGCCCGTACGTCACCGAGGTGCTGCCGGAGCCGGAGCTCGACCCGGGCCTGTCCGCCGCCGCCCGCAAGAAGGCGCTGGCCGCGGCGCCCAAGCCGCGCACCGGCTCGTTGTTCAAGTCGATGTCGCTGGCCACGGTCACGCTCGACGACGCGCTGCGTCTGCTGTCGCTGCCGCGCGTGGTGGGCGCCGACCCGGAGACGGGCGCCGAGATCACCGCGCAGAACGGCCGGTACGGGCCGTACCTGAAGAAGGGGACGGACTCGCGCACGCTCGCGTCGGAGGAGCAGCTGCTCACGATCACGCTCGAGGAGGCGCTGGCGATCTACGCGCAGCCCAAGCGCGGCCGCGGGCAGACCGCCGCCGCCCCGTTGCGCGAGCTCGGCACCGACCCGACGAGCGGCAGGCCGATCGTCGTCAAGGACGGCCGCTTCGGCGCGTACGTCACCGACGGCGAGACCAACCGCACGCTGCCGCGGGACGTGACGCCCGAGTCGATCACCCCCGAGCAGGCCGTCGAGCTCCTCGCGGAGAAGCGCGCCGCCGGCCCGGCCAAGAAGAAGACGACGACGCGCAAGACGACGACACGTCAGAAGTCCGCGGCCAAGAGCTGA
- a CDS encoding M15 family metallopeptidase, which yields MVAAVVALAVALGVSGGTHTRPAALQAGERRAAVARVDGALAALHADVAARVADAAAADAAGGAAVHDDARAALTQTLERARRTLDSSAGQVADEAPRAALAAQLGTAQGGSATASPVAVRGLVAAVAQAEEAVHAAVAEQQARVAAEQEAAARAAAARTRASSGGGAAGASAARDRCATTYSGPAFYTSPPTAGGDGSNGRLPASALSAVSWTRDSRGTPFYLRSDAAAALERLNAAFRAALGHDLALDLTYRDLETQVAMREALGTVAAVPGTSSHGTGLALDVPELPCEYGWDSAARAWLVANGPAYGWVSPSWARQNGSNPEYWHYEYRG from the coding sequence GTGGTCGCCGCAGTCGTCGCCCTGGCCGTCGCCCTCGGGGTGAGCGGCGGGACGCACACGCGCCCGGCGGCCCTGCAGGCCGGGGAGCGGCGAGCCGCCGTGGCGCGGGTCGACGGGGCTCTCGCGGCGCTGCACGCTGACGTCGCGGCGCGGGTCGCGGACGCCGCTGCCGCCGACGCGGCGGGGGGCGCCGCGGTGCACGACGACGCGCGCGCCGCCCTGACGCAGACGCTCGAGCGGGCACGCCGCACGCTCGACTCGTCCGCGGGCCAGGTGGCCGACGAGGCGCCGCGCGCGGCACTTGCCGCGCAGCTCGGCACCGCGCAGGGCGGGTCGGCGACAGCCTCGCCGGTGGCGGTGCGCGGGCTGGTCGCGGCGGTCGCGCAGGCCGAGGAGGCGGTGCACGCGGCCGTCGCGGAGCAGCAGGCACGGGTCGCCGCCGAGCAGGAGGCGGCGGCACGGGCAGCGGCCGCGCGGACGCGCGCGTCGTCCGGCGGCGGCGCCGCGGGTGCGTCCGCGGCGCGGGACCGCTGTGCGACCACCTACAGCGGCCCGGCGTTCTACACGTCGCCGCCGACGGCGGGCGGCGACGGCTCGAACGGTCGCCTGCCGGCGTCGGCGCTGTCCGCGGTGTCGTGGACGCGGGACTCCCGTGGCACCCCGTTCTACCTGCGGTCGGACGCCGCGGCCGCGCTCGAGCGGCTCAACGCCGCGTTCCGCGCGGCCCTGGGTCACGACCTGGCGCTCGACCTGACGTACCGCGACCTGGAGACGCAGGTCGCGATGCGGGAGGCGCTCGGTACGGTGGCCGCGGTGCCGGGCACGTCGTCGCACGGCACGGGCCTCGCGCTGGACGTCCCGGAGCTGCCGTGCGAGTACGGCTGGGACTCCGCGGCGCGGGCGTGGCTCGTGGCCAACGGCCCGGCGTACGGGTGGGTGTCACCGTCGTGGGCGCGTCAGAACGGCTCCAACCCCGAGTACTGGCACTACGAGTACCGGGGCTGA
- a CDS encoding response regulator transcription factor has product MTTTTAPAPTHVRRPGALTRPDGSPVRALVVDDEQALAELLCTALRYEGWRAELAPSALDAVERAAVFDPDVVLADAALAEHTDLLPRLRRARPAVSVLLLAGRDAPDAQAASLTADDDYVTKPFGVEEVVARLRGLLRRAGAVTQTSDSTLVVGDLRLDEDSHEVWRGDDAIRLTATEFELLRYFMRNPRRALSKAQILDRVWQYDFGGQANIVELYVSYLRRKIDKGRAPMLHTLRGVGYVLRPAV; this is encoded by the coding sequence ATGACGACGACGACAGCACCCGCCCCGACCCACGTGCGTCGACCCGGCGCCCTGACCCGCCCGGACGGATCACCGGTGCGCGCGCTCGTCGTCGACGACGAGCAGGCGCTCGCCGAGCTGCTGTGCACCGCCCTGCGCTACGAGGGCTGGCGGGCCGAGCTCGCACCGTCCGCGCTGGACGCCGTCGAGCGCGCGGCCGTGTTCGACCCGGACGTCGTGCTGGCCGACGCCGCGCTGGCCGAGCACACGGACCTCCTGCCCCGGCTGCGCCGTGCCCGGCCGGCCGTGTCGGTGCTGCTGCTCGCGGGCCGGGACGCCCCGGACGCACAGGCCGCGAGCCTCACCGCGGACGACGACTACGTCACCAAGCCGTTCGGCGTCGAGGAGGTCGTCGCCCGGCTGCGCGGCCTGCTGCGCCGCGCCGGTGCCGTCACGCAGACCTCGGACTCGACGCTGGTCGTCGGGGACCTGCGGCTGGACGAGGACAGCCACGAGGTGTGGCGCGGCGACGACGCGATCCGGCTCACCGCCACCGAGTTCGAGCTGCTGCGCTACTTCATGCGCAACCCCCGGCGCGCGCTGAGCAAGGCGCAGATCCTCGACCGCGTGTGGCAGTACGACTTCGGCGGGCAGGCGAACATCGTCGAGCTGTACGTGTCCTACCTGCGCCGCAAGATCGACAAGGGCCGCGCGCCGATGCTGCACACCCTGCGCGGCGTCGGGTACGTCCTGCGTCCGGCGGTCTGA
- a CDS encoding DNA polymerase III subunit delta': MSVWDDLVGQEPAVAVLRRAVEDPSAMTHAWLLTGPPGSGRSNAARAFAAALQCEAGGCGTCHACSTTLSGAHPDVTFVATEGVFIRVDTTRPLVELAQRSPSQGRWRVIVVEDADRFNDQSANVLLKAVEEPPPRTVWLLCAPSPEDVLVTIRSRSRSVGLRVPPVDAVAELLVRRDGADPRTAQVAARAAQSHIGIARRLARDPQARERRAAVLSLASRVRGVGDAVLAAGELVETAQADARAATEERDAAERNELLRGMGAEGANTLPPALRAQVRQLEEEQKRRATRAQRDVLDRAMVDLLSLYRDVLVVQLGADVELVNVEQEDAVRTLAADSTPEQTLRRMDAVGQARTRLAGNVAPLLAVEAMAVALRPQG, encoded by the coding sequence GTGAGCGTCTGGGACGACCTCGTCGGGCAGGAGCCGGCGGTCGCGGTGCTGCGACGGGCCGTCGAGGACCCGTCGGCGATGACGCACGCGTGGCTGCTCACCGGGCCTCCCGGATCGGGGCGGTCGAACGCCGCGCGGGCGTTCGCCGCCGCGCTGCAGTGCGAGGCCGGCGGCTGCGGTACGTGCCACGCGTGCAGCACCACGCTGTCCGGCGCGCACCCGGACGTCACGTTCGTCGCGACGGAGGGCGTGTTCATCCGTGTCGACACCACGCGCCCGCTCGTCGAGCTCGCGCAGCGCTCGCCCTCGCAGGGCCGCTGGCGCGTCATCGTCGTCGAGGACGCCGACCGGTTCAACGACCAGAGCGCGAACGTCCTGCTCAAGGCGGTCGAGGAGCCGCCCCCGCGCACGGTGTGGCTGCTGTGCGCGCCCAGCCCCGAGGACGTCCTGGTGACGATCCGCTCCCGCAGCCGCTCCGTGGGGCTGCGCGTGCCACCTGTCGACGCGGTCGCCGAGCTGCTCGTGCGGCGCGACGGCGCCGACCCGCGGACCGCGCAGGTCGCCGCCCGCGCCGCCCAGAGCCACATCGGGATCGCCCGGCGGCTCGCACGGGACCCGCAGGCCCGCGAGCGGCGGGCCGCGGTGCTGTCGCTCGCGTCGCGCGTGCGTGGGGTCGGGGACGCCGTGCTGGCCGCGGGCGAGCTCGTCGAGACCGCGCAGGCGGACGCGAGGGCCGCGACGGAGGAGCGCGACGCCGCCGAGCGCAACGAGCTGCTGCGCGGCATGGGTGCCGAGGGGGCGAACACCCTGCCACCCGCGCTGCGCGCGCAGGTGCGCCAGCTCGAGGAGGAGCAGAAGCGCCGGGCGACGCGGGCCCAGCGCGACGTCCTCGACCGCGCCATGGTGGACCTGCTGTCGCTGTACCGCGACGTGCTCGTCGTGCAGCTGGGGGCGGACGTCGAGCTCGTGAACGTCGAGCAGGAGGACGCCGTGCGCACGCTCGCGGCGGACAGCACCCCGGAGCAGACGCTGCGTCGGATGGACGCCGTCGGCCAGGCCCGCACGCGGCTCGCCGGCAACGTCGCGCCCCTGCTCGCGGTCGAGGCGATGGCGGTCGCGCTGCGACCCCAGGGCTGA